A window of Chlorobium phaeobacteroides DSM 266 genomic DNA:
GACAAGACTATGTCTTCGACACGGAATCGGCGCTCAGACTCCAGACCGCCAGGACCGCGCCTATTGAAGAGCTTAACAAACAGTGCGACGCCTTTGTCTCACTGGGCGGCGACGGCACGCTGCTCTTCACCTCACACTATTCCGTCACCAAACCGGTCATCGGCATCAACGTCGGCTACCTCGGCTTTTTAACCGAATTCTCGCCTGACGAAATGGTACCGGCAATAGAAAAAGTCCTGAGCGGCAACTACTCCATACACAACCGATCCCAGCTCGAAGCCACCTTTCGCACAGACGGCAAAATCGAACAACTCAGAGCGCTCAACGACGTCGTCATTGAAAAAGGCACCTATCCGCGCATACCGACGTTTGTCATCAAACTCGACGGAGAGCTTCTCGGCTCCTATCGGGCCGACGGAATCATCATCGCTACATCCACCGGCTCGACAGCCTACTCCATGTCTGCAGGAGGACCGATCATAGCCCCGAAATCAAGCGTTTTTGTCATAACCCCGATCTGCCCGCACATGCTGACGGTAAGGCCGATCGTCATCAACGACGAAAAAATCATCGAAGTCTCCATCGACGCCCCCGACGGCGAGTTCCCCCTCAATGGCGACGGACACCTTCGAAAACTGCTTGCCCCGCAGGAGACGGTCACCGTTAAAAAATCACAACAGGTCATCAATCTTGTTGCCAACGAGAACCGCGACTACTGCGAAATACTGCGAACAAAACTGCTCTGGGGTCGCGAACACGACTCAACCCAATAACAACCAACCTCCTCACCCGGAATTCATATACGCCTCAGCTTCATGAATCACAGCATTACCACGTCATCCCTGAACCAGCTTCTCGGCATACCGCGCGACACGCCACTGCATCTCGATGAAATGTGCAAACGGCTTCGCCCCGTTCTCTATCCTGCGCCAGCCATTTCAGATCGGCTCGAACGGTTTTGCCAGGCCCTCTCGGCAAGCATGGCAACACTCGGCATCGAACTCACCACACCTGAAAAAGGATCGCTTCCGAACGGACGGTTCCGGCCAGGAACCGTCATTCTCGCCCCGGGAGAGTTCCCCGACAACCTGCTTGCCATCAACCGCGTATCAACGCTCTACAACAACATCATTGTCGGCATTTACGACGAACCCGCACCCCTGACCCCGGAAGCGACAGCGCAGGAAAGGCTCGACATCATCGTCCGAAGACTCGCCCGCGACATGGTGCACATGCTCATCTTCGTCACCGACCACTCCTGGACGCTCTGCACCATGAACGGCGGCGTCGTCACCCTCAAAGGCCCCTGCCCCGACAAAAACGATGTCCGCTGCACGCTGGTGCCGAAACTCACCGCACAGGTCGTACCCCCAAAACCTGAAGACCTTGACATCCTCCATCCGGCAAAACAGGACGAACCGATGGCATCGGATGCCATGGCCGAAGATTTTCTCCTGTGCAGCGCGCTCTGGAGCAACAGCAGCTACCTGTTGACCCATACCTCGCGCGAAAACCTCCCATACCGCAACGACTACTACAAAAAAATAGTAGCGCGTTACCTCGACGAACGCAACGGCATGAGTTACGGATTTTTTGCCCGTCAGCTTCCGGTCAAAACAGAAGCTGCCATAAAGCAGGAGCCGGGCCCGGCAGGAGCGAACAACAACAATGCAAAAAAAACCATGCTCCCGGTTCGAGTTCTCAACCAGACCTATCTGGTGCCGATTCCGGCGGTAACCATTCTTACCACCCGCTCGGGATGCCGTAAAAACAACCTGAACACCAAAACCGATCTTGTCGAAATCACACTGAACAACGGAAGGATCTCCATGAAAACAGCAGGAATGCTGCCTGAAGGAACAACAGCAAAACCATCGTTCGACACGCTCACCATAGCCGCGCACGCACTTGGCAACGCTCTGGTTGCAAGCATCCTCAAAACAGCAAAACCGGAATCCTCCTTTCCCCGCTATCTCGAACGCCACGGAGCATCCATGACCCACTGGCACGGAGTCGCGCGAAAAGAGCATATACCCGAAGGCTATTTCCTCCACGGAGAGAACAACCCCCCCGTCTCCTGCTCAACCCCGCAGTCAGCAGCATACAGTCTGCTTGGAAAAATCGAAGCGCTTGAACAAGCGCTTGAAGCGGAAATCGACTATCAGGGCGACGTTCACCTTGAACCGAACCACGGAACCAACATCGTCGGCACGCTCACGCTGGCCGAAACAGCCCGAATTCTCCGCCAATACCAGAACGCCCCGAATCCGCGCACCCCGCCCCTGCAAAAGTGAAAAACGCCGGACAAACGACCAAAAGGCACCGAAAAACCTAAGCTTCGCGATGATCCATAT
This region includes:
- a CDS encoding NAD(+)/NADH kinase; this translates as MKFGIVINTSRERAITLARELMAWLTEHGQDYVFDTESALRLQTARTAPIEELNKQCDAFVSLGGDGTLLFTSHYSVTKPVIGINVGYLGFLTEFSPDEMVPAIEKVLSGNYSIHNRSQLEATFRTDGKIEQLRALNDVVIEKGTYPRIPTFVIKLDGELLGSYRADGIIIATSTGSTAYSMSAGGPIIAPKSSVFVITPICPHMLTVRPIVINDEKIIEVSIDAPDGEFPLNGDGHLRKLLAPQETVTVKKSQQVINLVANENRDYCEILRTKLLWGREHDSTQ